DNA from Mycobacterium sp. SMC-8:
GGTTGAGGATCGCGGCGGTGATCAGCGCCATGATCGCCACGAACGACTCGGTGAGCATGCCGCCGTAGCCGATGAGCCGCATCTGGCTCTCCTTCTCCAGCAGCTTGGGCGTGGTGCCGGAGGAGATCAGCGCGTGGAAACCCGACAAGGCACCGCAAGCGATCGTGATGAACAGGAACGGGAACAGCGAACCGGCGAACACCGGGCCGGTTCCGCTGGTGGCGAACTGGGAGATCGCCGGCGCCTCCATCACCGGACGCGCCAGCAGAATGCCGACCGCCAGCAGCGCGATGGTGCCGACCTTCATGAACGTCGAGAGATAGTCGCGGGGCGCCAGCAGGAACCACACCGGCAGCACCGAGGCGGCCAGGCCGTAAATGATGATGCACCAGGACAGCGCCACCTTCGACAGCGTGAACCACTCGGCGCCCCAGCTCGTTTCGGCGACCCAACCGCCGGCGACCACCGCCAGCAGCAGCAACGCCACTCCGATCAGTGAGACCTCGGAGACCCGGCCCGGACGCAGGAACCTCAGATAGAGCCCCATGAAGATCGCGATGGGGATCGTCATCGCGATCGAGAAGACACCCCAGGGGCTTTCAGCCAGCGCGCCGACCACCACCAACGCCAGCACCGCGAGCAGGATGACCATGATGACCAGCACACCCACGATCGCGGCGGCGCCGCCGACGACCCCGAGCTCGTCGCGCGCCATCTGCCCCAGCGACCGTCCGCGCCGCCGCACCGAGATCGACATCACCAGGTAGTCCTGCACGCCGCCGGCGACGACCGCGCCGATGATGATCCAGATCGCGCCCGGCAGATAACCCATCTGGGTGGCCAGCACCGGTCCCACCAGCGGACCCGCCCCGGCGATCGCGGCGAAGTGGTGACCGTACAGCACCCGCCGGTCGGTCGGCATGTAGTCGGTGCCGTTCTCGAAAACCTCTGCGGGCGTGGCGTTGTCGTCGCGCGGTTGGACGATCTTCATCTCGATCAGCCGGGCGTAGAACCGGAAACCGATCACATAGGTGCAGATCGCGGCGATGACGAACCAGACCGCGTTGACTGTCTCGCCGCGGAAGAACGCGATGATCGCCCAGGCGGTGGCGCCGAGAAGCGCGACGACGGTGAAGATGATCTTGTGTTTGACGGTGATCGGCGACCTGTCGACGATCGCCACCGGTGGCAGGTCCTCGTCGGTGCGGATGTAGGTGATCTCCCCATCGGTCTCTTCGATGCGGTCCGATGCGGCGGTGGGTGTGGCCACGGTGTCTCCCGGTCTCTCCGTCGGCTCGACTGTGTTTCTGCCCTGGATCCATGCCTTGTCTCGATACTGGCACCGGACGGAGCGCACGTGTGCGGAAACCTCCTATTGCGATGTCAGCTTCCGCGTTCGTAGAACGCGCGCACCGTGTCGATGGTGTCAGCCTCCTCGGCGGTCTTGTCATCGCGGTAGCGCAACACCCGCGCGAAGCGCAGCGCCATCCCACCGGGGTAGCGCGAGGAGGTCTGGATTCCGTCGAACGCGATCTCGACGACCTGCTCGGGCCGGACCTTGACGACATGGCCGTCTGATGTCGCGGCCGGGGCCGCTCCTCGGTCTGATGTCGCGGCCGGGGCCGCTCCGGCGGCCAGCGCCAGGAATCTCTCCGTCTGCCACGCCAGCATCTCGTCAGTCATGCCCTTGAACGTCTTTCCCAGCATCACGAAGCCGCCGGTGGCCGGGTCCCGGGCGCCGAGATGGATGTTCGACAGCTTGCCGGTGCGCCGTCCCGATCCCCACTCCACGGCCAACACCACGAGGTCGAGGGTGTGGACGGGCTTGACCTTGAGCCAACCCGCGCCGCGGCGGCCGGCTTCGTACGGGGCTGTCGGCGATTTCGCCATCACGCCTTCATGGCCCGCTGCCAGCGTCGCGTCGAGAAAGGCCTGGGCGGCCGCCGGGTCCGAGGTCAGCAACCGGTCGACGCGCTGCTCCTGGGGCACCGTCGCGTCGAGTCGGGCGATGCGCGCTTCGGCGGGCAGATCGAGTAGGTCGAGGCCGTCGGCGTGCAGGAGGTCGAAGAAGAACACCGACAGTCTCTGGGCCGCCGCGCTCGCCGCGCCGCCGCGGCGCCCGAAGCGCGCGGCGGTGATCTGGAACCGGTGCGGGCGGCCGTCGGCCCGCAGCGCGATCGCCTCGGCGTCGGCGATCAGATCGGTGACCGGCAGCGCCAGCGTCGCGTCGACGATCTCGGGCAGCCGGGCTGTGACATCGTCGAGGCTGCGGGTGAAGATCGACACTGCGTCGCCGCGGCGGTGGATCTGCACCCGTGCCCCGTCGAGCTTGGTTTCGAACAGGGTAGGTCCTCCGAAGCGTTCGAGCGCGTCGGCGACGCCGGTGGCCGTCTGGGCCAGCATCGGCCCCACCGGCCGGCCGACCTGCAGGGTGAACCGGGCGAGCGCGGACTCGCCCTCGGTGATGGCCGCGGCGGCCACCGCGGGAAGGTCGCCGCCAAGCATCGCGGCGCGACGCACCGCGGCGGCCGGAATCCCGGCGGCTTTGCCGACCGCGTCGGTCATCACCCCGACCAGGGCGCCCTGTCGTAGCTCGCCGGTGAGCAGGCGGCGCAGGAAAGTCTGCTCGACGGCGGTGGCGGCGGCGAAGAGTCCGGCCAGGAGTTCGGCGCGGCGGGCCTGGGAACCCTTGCCGGACGTGGCTCCGATCTCGCCGAGGAGCGCGTCCACCTGGTGGACCGTCAGGGTGGGCACGTCGGCCGGGGCGGGCACCGACCGCACGGACGCCCATCCCACTCCGATCTGGCGTTGCGTCAACTCGCCGGACAGCCAGGACACGACGACGTCGACCTGCCGGGCATCGCCGCCCGCGCCGGCCGCCCCCAGCAGCTCGGAGATCCGGGCGATCTTGGCCAGCCGCGCCGTGGAAGCCGCGACGTCCGCAGAAGCGGTGGCGACGTCTACCAACAGCACGCCATGATCCTCTCAAGCTCGCCGAAATCGCATTCCACGCGGCCAGAACCGTGAAAGGACCGCGTGGAATGCGAGTTCGGCGAGCTCACCTCACGACGAAGGTGATCGAGTGCCAGCCTGTCGCCCCATCGGGGACCGGGTCGGCACGCTCGGAGGTCTGCGTGTAACCGGCGTTGTCGGTGGCACGGACCGTGATGCGGTGAAAGCCCGGCTCACGCGCGTCCCACGGGAAACTCCACAACCGCCAGGTGTCCCCGGAATAGGCCTCGCCGAGGGTGGCCGGTTGCCACTGGCCGTCATCGATCTGGACTTCGACGGCGCGCACCCCGCGGTTCTGGGCCCACGCGACGCCGCCGAACGTGACCGGACCGACGGGGACGTCCTGGCCGGCGCGGGGCACGTCGATCCGCGACGCGGTCTTGATGGGGCCGCGGGCCGACCATCCCAGCCGCGTCCAGTACGCCTGCGCGCGGTCGAATCGCGTCACCTCCAGATCGGTCACCCACTTGGTGGCCGAAACGTAGCCGTACAGCCCCGGCACCACCAGGCGCGCGGGGTAGCCGTGCTCGGTGGGCAACGGTTCACCGTTCATGCCGATGGCCAGCAGCGCATCGGCGCCGGTGAGCGCCTCGACAGGCGTGCCCGCCGTCCAGCCGTCCACCGACATCGACAGCACCATGTCGGCATCGGGCTGCACACCGGCCTCGGCGAGCAGGTCCCGGACGCGGTACCCCGTCCACACTGCATTCGAAATCAGATCGCCCCCAACAGGATTGGACACGCACGTCAACGTGACGACCTTCTCGACAACCTCGAAGCGCTCCAGATCGGGGAAGCGGAGCTCGATCTCGCGGTCCACCATGCCGTGAATCCGTAACCGCCAGTCCTGTCGGCTGAGCTGCGGGACGGTCAGCGCGGTGTCGATGCGGTAGAAGTCGGCGTTACGCGTGACGAACGACGGAAGCTCAACGCCCTTGGGCTGCACAGTGTCTGGGATGGGCGGCGCCGCCCTGCCGGGCTTCGGCAGCGTGAACGCCTCGCGGTCGCCGGACACCGACGACGTCCAGCGGCCGACGACCGCGCCGACGACACCGCTCGCCACCCCGGCACCCAGCAGGCCGAGGGTGACCAACGACAGCCGCCGGCCCTCGTCGGTGCCGGGCCCGTCCGCCGCGTCGCCGAACCGGCCCGACACCAGCAGCCGCAGCGCCGCGACACCGCATGCCGTGCCCACCAGGGTGGGCGCCACGTCGACCACCGTCGCGCCGGCGCGGGACAGCACCGCCGCGCAGCCGACCACGCCGGCCAGTACGATCACCGCGCTGCCCCACGGACGGCGCCTGGATTCGAGGACGCCCGCGACGGCGGCGAGTGCCGCGATCACGACGAGCACCATTACCGTCAGAGCCAGCTTGTCGGCGGTGCCGAAGGTGCTGATCGCCCAGTCCTTCACCGGTCCGGGGGTCCGATCGATCACCGCTGAACCGACGGCGGTGCGCACGTCGGACTGCGGCCCGAACGCGGCGGCCAGAAGTTGCGCGACCCCGACGCTGACCGCGGCGGCCGCGATGCCGGCCATGGCTCTGGCGCCGCGTGTGCTCATGCTGCCAAATTACCGTCGCGCAGAACCCGAGAGTCTTACCGAAGCATGTCATCCGCTAGGTTGCAGATGGGCTTTACAAATCGTCCACATTCTGCAAAGTCGGGAAAGGGAACAGATGGAGATCGAGGGCAAGAAGGCCGTCGTTGTCGGCGGCGCGTCGGGCTTCGGACGGGCCACCGCGGAAGCACTGGCCAAGCGCGGGGCGAGCGTGGCGGTGCTGGATCGTCCGCAGTCCAAGGGCAAGGAGGTGGCCGACCAGATCGGTGGCACCTTCCACGAGGTCGACATCACCGACTTCGAGGGCACCGAGTCCGTGCTCAGCCAGGCCGTCGAAGCCCTCGGCGGCCTGCACATCGCGGTCACCACCGCCGGCGGCGGCATCGCCGAGCGCACCCTGAAGAAGGACGGCCCGCACAGCCTGGAGTCGTTCCGCAAGAGCATCGACCTGAACCTGATCGGCACCTTCAACATCAGCCGGCTCGCCGCGTGGCAGATGTCGAAGAACGACCCGGTCGACGACGAGGCCGAAGAGCGGGGCGTCATCATCAACACCGCCTCGATCGCGGCCTTCGAGGGCCAGATCGGCCAGGTCGCCTACACCGCCTCCAAGGCCGCGATCGCCGGTATGTGCCTGACTATGGCGCGGGATCTCGGCAGCCTGGGTATCCGCGCGCTTGCGATCGCGCCGAGCCTGTTCGCCACCGGGCTCACCGAGGGCATCCCCGACGAGTACGTCAGCATGCTGACCAAGGACGCGGCGTTCCCGAAGCGCCTCGGCAAGCCCGAGGAGTACGCCAGGCTCGCCGTCGCGATCGTCGAGAACCCGATGCTGAACGGCCAGTGCCTGCGCCTGGACGCCGGCCAGCGCTTCGCCCCCAAGTAGCAGAGGCGAATCGGGCGCGCATTGGCACTCGATGTCGCGTAGCGTGCCCGATTCAGCGCTACGGTGGGTGGGGTGGCGACTGTTGCCGAGCACGTCATCGCGACCCTTCACACCAGCGGTGTCCGGCGGGTCTACGGACTTCCCGGGGACAGCCTCAACGGCTTCACCGACGCGCTGCGCCGTTCCGGTCAGATCAGCTGGGAACATGTGCGCCACGAGGAGACGGCCGCGTTCGCCGCGGCAGCCGACGCGGCCCTGACCGGACAGCTCGCGGTCTGCGCCGGCAGCTGCGGCCCCGGCAACCTGCACCTGATCAACGGACTGTTCGACGCCCAGCGGAGCCGGGTGCCGGTGCTGGCGATCGCCGCCCACATCCCGCGCGCCGAGATCGGCTCGGAGTACTTCCAGGAAACCCACCCGCAGGAACTGTTCCGCGAGTGCAGTGTCTACCGGGAACTGGTCAGCACCGCCGAGATGCTGCCGCGCATCCTGCACATGGCCATGCGGGCCGCGGTCGAGGATCGCGGTGTCGCGGTGGTCGTGATCCCCGGCGAGATCTTCCTGCAAAAGGCCGAGCCCACAGCCTGGCAGACGCGGCCGGTCGTCGCCGCCAGGTCGGTGGTGCGCCCCGACGACGCCGGCCTGCGCGAGGCGGCGGCCATGCTCAACGCCGCGCAGGCGGTGACGATCCTCGGCGGTGCAGGCGTGGAGGGAGCGCACGACGAACTCGTCCGGCTCGCCGCGACGTTGCACGCCCCGGTGGTGCATGCGTTGCGCGGCAAGGACTTCATCGAATACGACAATCCGTACGACGTCGGGATGACCGGGCTGCTGGGCTTCGCGTCCGGCTATAAGGCGATCAAGGAAGCCGACCTGCTGCTGATGCTGGGCACCGACTTTCCCTATCAGCAGTTCTATCCCGACCGCGCGAAGGTCATCCAGGTCGACATCCGTGGTCGGCATCTCGGCCGGCGCACCCCGATCGACCTGGGGCTGGTCGGCTCCGTCGGCGACACCCTGGCCGCATTGCAGCCGCTGCTGCACCAGAAGGCGGACCGCACCCACCTGGACCGCTCGCGCAGGCACTACCGCAAAACCCGCAAGACCCTCGACGAGCTCGCCGTCAATGACCGCAACCGCACTCCGATCAGGCCGGAATATGTTGCGGGGCTGGTCAATAGGATGGCCGACGGCGACGCGGTTTTCACCGCCGACGTGGGGTCGCCGGTGGTGTGGGCGGCGCGTTACCTGACGATGAACGGCCGGCGCAGGCTCATCGGGTCGTTCAATCACGGCACGATGGCCAACGCGCTGCCGCATGCGATCGGGGCGCAAACCGCGTTCCCGCAACGCCAGGTGGTGGCGCTGGCCGGAGACGGCGGATTGACGATGTTGTTCGGCGAGCTGATCACGTTGATCCAGAACCGGTTACCGGTCAAGGTCGTCGTGTTCAACAACTCGTCGCTGAACTTCGTCGAACTGGAGATGAAGGCGGCCGGCATCGTCAACTTCGGCACCGACCTGACCAACCCGGATTTCGCCGCCGTGGCACAGGCGATGGGCGTCTTCGGCCGGCGTGTCGAGCGCCCGGATCAACTCGAGCCGGCATTGGCGGACGCGTTCGCCGCCGGCGGTCCTGCCGTCGTCGACGTCATCACGGCGCGGCAGGAATTGTCGATCCCGCCTGCCATCACCGCCGAACAGGCCAAGGGGTTCTCCCTGTACGCGATCAGAACGATCCTCGCCGGCCGTGCCGACGAACTGCTCGACCTCGTCTCCACCAACGTGGCGCGGCGCATTCTGGACTGATCTGCGCGGGTGCCCTGAGACGATGGCGGCATGCCAGTCGACGTGACGCTGACCGAGACAGAACAGGATGCGCTGCGGAAGTGGGTGCGGGGGAGCGGGATCGGGTCGACGCTCACCGATGTCACCCCGTTGACCGGTGGGTCGCAGAACATCGTGGTACGGCTGCGGGTGGACGGGCGGCCGATGGTGTTGCGCCGGCCGCCGCAGCACCCGAGACCCACCAGCGACAACACCATGCGCCGCGAGATCGCCGTGCTGCAGACCCTGAAAGGCACCGCGGTGCCGCATCCGGAACTGATCGCCGGGTGTGAGGACCTCGACGTGCTCGGGGTGGTGTTCTACCTGATGGAGGCGATCGACGGGTTCAATCCGGGCACCGAGGCCGATGAGGCCTACGTGCGCGACGCCGGCATGCGGCACCGCGTGGGGCTGTCATTTGCGGCGAGTCTGGCCGAATTGGGCAAGGTGGCGTGGGAGGGCAGCCCGTTGGCAGAGCTCAAACGACCGGGATCCTTTCTCGCGCGCCAAGTTCCGCAGTTCATGCGGCTGCTGGAGAGCTACCGGCACGACCGCTACTCGCCCGAGTCGTTCCCGTCGGTGCACACGCTGGCCGACTGGCTGGAGACCTGCCGCCCCGAGGATGCGGCGCCGGGGATCATGCACGGTGACTGCCATCTGAACAATGTGCTGCTGCGTCGGGACGTCCCCGAACTCGCGGCGTTCATCGACTGGGAGATGTGCACCGTGGGTGACCCGTTGCTCGATCTCGGGTGGATGCTCGTCTGCTGGCCGGACGGGCCGAATCCGATCGACGCCGGTTCCGCCCTCGCCGCCCTCGGGGGTCTGGCCACGCGGCCAGAACTCGTCGAGGCGTATCTGGACGCGGGCGGGCGCCGCCCGGAACGCCTGGACTGGTATGTCGCGATGGCGTGCTTCAAGCTCGCGATCGTCATCGAGGGTACGTGGTCGCGCTATCTGGCCGGCCAGGCCAGCGCGGAGGCCGGGGAGCGGTTGCACGCCTCGGCGGAAAACCTGATCGCGCTCGGAACGTGGGTGTCCAAGGGCGACAACCCATTCGTGTGATCAGCGGTAGGCGTCCACCCCGAGCTTGACCGCGAGGGTGACACCGGCCAGTCCGATCGCGATACGGAGAGGTTTGTCCGGGCTGTGCCGCACCACCACCGGGCCGAGCCTGGAGCCGAGCAGGCACCCGGCTCCCAGCACGAGCGCCGCGACCCACTGCACGGGCGCCACCGCTGCGAAGATCAGCGCGGCGACGCCGTTGGCCAGACCCAGGACGACGTTCTTGCCCGCGTTGGCATGCGCCAGTGTCTCGCCGCCGAGGCGCAGGAACAGTGCGAGCAGCAGCACCCCTGCCGCGGCGCCGAAGTAGCCGCCGTAGATGCAGATCGCGAACACCGCGACACCCTGCAGGGCGAGTGTGAGGGTACGGCGACGCCGCGACGCGCCCGGGCTGTCCCGGCTCGGCCGCACCGGGAGCAGGATCGCCAGGGACGCGAACCCGAGCAGCATCGGCACGATCTTCTCGAAACCCTCCGCCGGCGTCGACAACAGCAGGACCGCACCGGCGGCGCCACCGACCGCGGCGAACGGCAGCACCCGCTTCAACATCGCACCCTGTCCGGCCAACTCGGGCCGCGATCCCAGAATCGACCCGATGCCGTTGAAGACCAGCGCGACGGTGTTGGTGACATTGGCCGTCACCGGGGGCAGCCCCACCACCAGCAGAGCCGGATAGGTCGCCACGGACGCCAATCCGGCGATGCTGCCGGTCAATCCACCGGCGATTCCGGCCGCGAACAGCAGCACCGCTTGCGACCAGGACACCGGCACATTGTGCCGGTTGCACCTCGCGATCGCGGAGGTCTAGCATCGCTGACGTGCCGAGGCGACTCGTAGTAGGAACCCGCAGCGGGGTCTGATCCTGACCGACCCCCCGCTGTGGGTCGTCGCTACTTCTGTCGGTCGCTTCCTCTCGGATCGAAAAGGCCGGCACATGAACTCCCCGATCTCCACGTCAGATGGTGCACCGATGACCTTCGCCGCCGTCATCGACGGCCGCCTGCCGAGCGCGCTGCGCGAGCCGGCTGCGACCAAGTCGTTCGACGAGTTCTTCCACGAGTACGCGCCGGCGTCCGGCCCGGTGCGGCTGGGGCAGTGGTGCTGCGTCGACGGTGAGCGGCGGCTGGGGCCGCAGGTGCGCCACTACCAGGCGACGCTGGCGCTGGGAGACCGCATCGGCACCTCCCGTGCGGCGGCGTGCGGTCCGGTCGCCGCGCTGACCGCGATGCTCTATGAGCACGGCGTTGCCGTCGAGATGACGGCCTTTCACCAGTTGCGTGCCGGTGAGCACACCGCGACGTTCATCCAGGGCAGCGACGGCGAGAGCTCGCAGTGGGCGATGGGGTGGTCCGACGATCCGACCGAGTCGGCGTTGCGCGCGGTCGTCGCGTGCGCCAACCGGCTGATGGTCGCCAGTTAGCGCCGAAATTGCATTCCAGCAGCCGAAGGTCGAGTGACGAGCTGCTGGAATGCAATGTCGGCGGAAGGCAAATCAGTGCAGTGGGCGCAGCACGATCGGCATACCGTCCAACGGGACCGGCATGCCGCCGTAGTCGTAGCGCGGCTGGTATCCGGGGCGCGGCAGCTCGAGCCGGTAGTTCTGCAGCAGGCGGTGCATGACCGTCTTGATCTCCAGCTGACCGAACACCATGCCGATGCACTTGTGGGCGCCGCCGCCGAACGGGGCGAACGCGTACCGGTGCCTCTTGTGCTCGTTGCGCGGTTCGGCGAACCGTTCCGGGTCGAACTTGTCGGGATCGGTCCACAGCTCGGGCAGCCGGTGGTTGATCGACGGCCACGTCACCACGTTGGTGCCGGCCGGGATGTAGTAGCCCAGCAGGTCGGTGTCGCGGACAGCCTGGCGGAAGTTGAACGGCAGCGGCGTCATCATCCGCAGCGACTCGTTGATCACCAGGTCGTAGGTCTCGAGCTTCTCCAACGCCTCGATGTCCAGCGGGCCGTTGCCGATGCGCGCGGACTCCTCGCGCAACCGGTCCTGCCACTGCGGATTGGCGGCCAGGTGGTAGGCCATCGTGGTCATCGTCGAGGTCGACGTGTCGTGCGCAGCCATCATCAGGAAGATCATGTGGCTGACGATCTGGTCGTCGGTGAAGCTCTGACCGTCCTCGTCGGCGGAGTGGCACAGCACGCTCAACATGTCGGTGCTCTCCGAGCGCCGCTTCTCGTCGATCCGGCTGGAGAAGTAGTCCTCCAGCGTCTTGCGCGCCTTGATGCCCCGCCACCAGGTCAGCGGCGGCACCGGCTTGCGCACGATCGCGTTGCCGGCGCGCGTAGTCGTGGTGAACGCCTGGTTCACGGTCGTGACCAGGGCGCGGTCCGTGCCCGCCGGCACACCCATGAACACCTCGGAGGCGATGTCGAGGGTGAGTTCCTTGATCGCGGGATGGAACAGGAACCGCGGATCATTGGCGACCCAGTCGTTGGCCAGCACCGCCGAGGCCACCGAATCGATGTGCGAGACGTAGCCGGTCAGCCGGGTGCGGGTGAACGCCTCCTGCATGATTCGGCGGTGGAACAGGTGCTCGTCGAAATCGAGCAGCATCAGCCCGCCCTCGAAGAACGGCCCGATGACCGGGTCCCAGGCGCGCTGGGAGAAATCCTTGTTGCGGTTGGTGAACACCGCCTGGGTCGCGTCGGGGCCCAGCGCCATCACCGACGAGAGCGCGGGGGATTCGGCGAAGTACACCGGCCCGTGCTTGCGGTAGATCTCCAGGATGAAGTCGGGGCCACCCCGGAAGATCTCGATCATGTGCCCGATGATGGGCAGCCCGGCGTCGCCGCGGATCGGTTTCAACTCGCTGCCGGCCGGTGGCTCGGCGAGCACGAACTGGTCCCACTGCTTGTCTTTGAGGCGCTTCTCCACCGCGCCCATTCCCGGAATGGTGACCGGCGTCGGCTTGAGCCGCCGTTTGGCCTGGTCGAGCAGATAATCTGTGGTCGAGACTGTCGGCACTTGAACGCTCCTGGAGTCGAAGGCTGTGGTCGATGTCACTTTGGCCGCTATCCTGGTCGAGACTCTTGACGGCTGTCAAGTTTCTTAGGTTTGTGTCGGAGGTGTGGTGATGCCAAGGTTTACAGGCATGACGGCCGATCCCACTGCCACCGACCTTCGCCGGAGTAGAGGTGACCGTCAGCGGGACGCCATCGTGACCGCCGTTCGCGAACTGCTGCAGGAAGGCTCCTTCGCCGATCTCTCGGTGAGCACCATCAGCGAGCGGGCGGGGGTGGCCCGGTCCGGCTTCTACTTCTACTTCGACTCGAAGTACGCGGTGCTCGCGGTGATCGTGGCCGAGGCGATGGCCGAGCTGGATCAGCTGACCCACGACTTCGCACCCCGCGAGCTCACCGAGTCGCCGTCGGAGTTCGCCCGGCGCATGGTTGGCTACGCCGCCACGGTGTACTCCAGAAACGACCCGATCATGGGCGCGTGCAACCTGGCCCGCAACACCGACGCCCAGATCCGCGAGATCATGGACGACTTCCAGGACTCGGTGGTGGACAAGATCGTCGGACTGGTCGAACACGACTCCGGCGCGCGCCCGATCTCCGATGACCTGCCGGCGCTGGTGCGCACCCTGATCGCGGTGACGGCGATGACGCTGTCCCACGACAGCGCGTTCATCGGCCGGGGCGAGGATCCCGCCCGCGCGGTCGACATCGTGGAACGGATGTGGTTGACCGGCCTGTGGGGCGGCGACAGGCTCACCGCGGACTAGGGCGTGTCTGCTTAATGTGAACGATGTTGTGCCTGATGCTGTTTAAGTGTTACGGACTGATGTGATTTCTGATGACTTGTGGTCGGTGATTGAGCCGGTACTGCCTTCGGGTCGACGGCGCGGGCGGCCGTGGAACGATCATCGGGTGACGCTGGAAGGAATTATCTGGCGTTACCGGACTGGATCTCCGTGGCGCGATCTGCCCGCGCAGTTCGGCGCCTGGCAGTCGGTGGCTGAACGTCACCTGCGGTGGTCCACCGACGGCACCTACGCGCAGATCTTCGCAGCGATCTCCCGTGACATCGATGTCGATGACGCTGACGCTGAGCTAGTCGAACTGCTGCTGGCGG
Protein-coding regions in this window:
- a CDS encoding carbon starvation CstA family protein; this translates as MATPTAASDRIEETDGEITYIRTDEDLPPVAIVDRSPITVKHKIIFTVVALLGATAWAIIAFFRGETVNAVWFVIAAICTYVIGFRFYARLIEMKIVQPRDDNATPAEVFENGTDYMPTDRRVLYGHHFAAIAGAGPLVGPVLATQMGYLPGAIWIIIGAVVAGGVQDYLVMSISVRRRGRSLGQMARDELGVVGGAAAIVGVLVIMVILLAVLALVVVGALAESPWGVFSIAMTIPIAIFMGLYLRFLRPGRVSEVSLIGVALLLLAVVAGGWVAETSWGAEWFTLSKVALSWCIIIYGLAASVLPVWFLLAPRDYLSTFMKVGTIALLAVGILLARPVMEAPAISQFATSGTGPVFAGSLFPFLFITIACGALSGFHALISSGTTPKLLEKESQMRLIGYGGMLTESFVAIMALITAAILNQHLYFAMNAPSAATGATAQSAADYVNGLGLSGPPITGQEISDAARSVGEESIVSRTGGAPTLAFGMSEVLHQVFGGASLKAFWYHFAIMFEALFILTTVDAGTRVARFMLSDGLGNLGGPLKKLRNPSWRVGAWICSIIVVAAWGSILLMGVTDPLGGINTLFPLFGIANQLLAAIALTVVTVVVIKRGLLKWAWIPGIPLLWDLVVTMTASWQKIFSGDPKVGYWTQHFQYRNARDGGATSFGAAKDAGQLDAVIRNTFIQGTLSIVFAVLVLIVFVAGLIVALRAIRGHGGPTSEDAPLPSRMFAPSGMVMTSAEKEVQKQWDALPRPHAKPSAASAGTAKP
- a CDS encoding ATP-dependent DNA ligase translates to MLLVDVATASADVAASTARLAKIARISELLGAAGAGGDARQVDVVVSWLSGELTQRQIGVGWASVRSVPAPADVPTLTVHQVDALLGEIGATSGKGSQARRAELLAGLFAAATAVEQTFLRRLLTGELRQGALVGVMTDAVGKAAGIPAAAVRRAAMLGGDLPAVAAAAITEGESALARFTLQVGRPVGPMLAQTATGVADALERFGGPTLFETKLDGARVQIHRRGDAVSIFTRSLDDVTARLPEIVDATLALPVTDLIADAEAIALRADGRPHRFQITAARFGRRGGAASAAAQRLSVFFFDLLHADGLDLLDLPAEARIARLDATVPQEQRVDRLLTSDPAAAQAFLDATLAAGHEGVMAKSPTAPYEAGRRGAGWLKVKPVHTLDLVVLAVEWGSGRRTGKLSNIHLGARDPATGGFVMLGKTFKGMTDEMLAWQTERFLALAAGAAPAATSDRGAAPAATSDGHVVKVRPEQVVEIAFDGIQTSSRYPGGMALRFARVLRYRDDKTAEEADTIDTVRAFYERGS
- a CDS encoding molybdopterin-dependent oxidoreductase produces the protein MSTRGARAMAGIAAAAVSVGVAQLLAAAFGPQSDVRTAVGSAVIDRTPGPVKDWAISTFGTADKLALTVMVLVVIAALAAVAGVLESRRRPWGSAVIVLAGVVGCAAVLSRAGATVVDVAPTLVGTACGVAALRLLVSGRFGDAADGPGTDEGRRLSLVTLGLLGAGVASGVVGAVVGRWTSSVSGDREAFTLPKPGRAAPPIPDTVQPKGVELPSFVTRNADFYRIDTALTVPQLSRQDWRLRIHGMVDREIELRFPDLERFEVVEKVVTLTCVSNPVGGDLISNAVWTGYRVRDLLAEAGVQPDADMVLSMSVDGWTAGTPVEALTGADALLAIGMNGEPLPTEHGYPARLVVPGLYGYVSATKWVTDLEVTRFDRAQAYWTRLGWSARGPIKTASRIDVPRAGQDVPVGPVTFGGVAWAQNRGVRAVEVQIDDGQWQPATLGEAYSGDTWRLWSFPWDAREPGFHRITVRATDNAGYTQTSERADPVPDGATGWHSITFVVR
- a CDS encoding SDR family NAD(P)-dependent oxidoreductase — protein: MEIEGKKAVVVGGASGFGRATAEALAKRGASVAVLDRPQSKGKEVADQIGGTFHEVDITDFEGTESVLSQAVEALGGLHIAVTTAGGGIAERTLKKDGPHSLESFRKSIDLNLIGTFNISRLAAWQMSKNDPVDDEAEERGVIINTASIAAFEGQIGQVAYTASKAAIAGMCLTMARDLGSLGIRALAIAPSLFATGLTEGIPDEYVSMLTKDAAFPKRLGKPEEYARLAVAIVENPMLNGQCLRLDAGQRFAPK
- the poxB gene encoding ubiquinone-dependent pyruvate dehydrogenase, with amino-acid sequence MATVAEHVIATLHTSGVRRVYGLPGDSLNGFTDALRRSGQISWEHVRHEETAAFAAAADAALTGQLAVCAGSCGPGNLHLINGLFDAQRSRVPVLAIAAHIPRAEIGSEYFQETHPQELFRECSVYRELVSTAEMLPRILHMAMRAAVEDRGVAVVVIPGEIFLQKAEPTAWQTRPVVAARSVVRPDDAGLREAAAMLNAAQAVTILGGAGVEGAHDELVRLAATLHAPVVHALRGKDFIEYDNPYDVGMTGLLGFASGYKAIKEADLLLMLGTDFPYQQFYPDRAKVIQVDIRGRHLGRRTPIDLGLVGSVGDTLAALQPLLHQKADRTHLDRSRRHYRKTRKTLDELAVNDRNRTPIRPEYVAGLVNRMADGDAVFTADVGSPVVWAARYLTMNGRRRLIGSFNHGTMANALPHAIGAQTAFPQRQVVALAGDGGLTMLFGELITLIQNRLPVKVVVFNNSSLNFVELEMKAAGIVNFGTDLTNPDFAAVAQAMGVFGRRVERPDQLEPALADAFAAGGPAVVDVITARQELSIPPAITAEQAKGFSLYAIRTILAGRADELLDLVSTNVARRILD
- a CDS encoding phosphotransferase family protein, with amino-acid sequence MPVDVTLTETEQDALRKWVRGSGIGSTLTDVTPLTGGSQNIVVRLRVDGRPMVLRRPPQHPRPTSDNTMRREIAVLQTLKGTAVPHPELIAGCEDLDVLGVVFYLMEAIDGFNPGTEADEAYVRDAGMRHRVGLSFAASLAELGKVAWEGSPLAELKRPGSFLARQVPQFMRLLESYRHDRYSPESFPSVHTLADWLETCRPEDAAPGIMHGDCHLNNVLLRRDVPELAAFIDWEMCTVGDPLLDLGWMLVCWPDGPNPIDAGSALAALGGLATRPELVEAYLDAGGRRPERLDWYVAMACFKLAIVIEGTWSRYLAGQASAEAGERLHASAENLIALGTWVSKGDNPFV